The following coding sequences are from one Anguilla anguilla isolate fAngAng1 chromosome 12, fAngAng1.pri, whole genome shotgun sequence window:
- the dlc gene encoding delta-like protein C produces the protein MAYLLLTCFLALLSTELVGSSGVFELKVHSFSSTHNVCRRSRDCQIFFRVCLKHSQDVISPEPPCTYGTGLTEIFRADQSSIASSAPIKVPFHFKWPGTFSLIIEAWNADSTEQSTDNHNNLISRLATRRRLAIGEDWSQDVNFGEQSELRYSYHVVCDEHYYGDSCSNYCRPRNDTFGHYTCDGSGNRVCLTGWEGQYCSEPICSSGCSDKHGYCESPGECKCRLGWEGPLCDECMRYPGCLHGTCGQPWQCNCKEGWGGLFCNQDLNYCTNHKPCRNGATCTNTGQGSYTCACRPGFSGSNCEIETNECDSNPCKNGGSCNDMENDYSCTCPQGFYGKNCEISAMTCADGPCFNGGTCVEKMTGGYSCRCPHGYMGSNCEKKLDRCSNNPCSNGGQCLDLGHSVMCRCRAGFTGHRCEINIDDCASSPCRNAGTCVDGANDYVCTCTLGYTGKNCGVRSDACSRYPCQNGGTCFTHFSGPVCQCPTGYMGSRCEFRIQTTEPKGFPVALAISFALGLITLTLVVCAAVYILRQMRRGRKSLGASVRNDLDTINNRASVFPREKEAFLIPGGPYKVSNKDVALSASEVASKNSGYMHKPKDYNLAEEERKSRSKMEQKKSESCILVPPLNFPKEGLYQPVYIIPEQIDQCVFATEV, from the exons atggctTATCTGCTATTAACCTGTTTTTTGGCTTTGTTATCAACAGAACtg GTTGGATCTTCCGGTGTGTTTGAGCTGAAAGTGCACTCGTTTAGCAGCACTCACAATGTTTGCAGAAGGTCCAGAGACTGTCAGATCTTTTTCCGAGTGTGTCTCAAGCACTCACAGGATGTTATTTCGCCCGAGCCACCTTGCACCTACGGGACCGGTCTGACAGAGATCTTCCGCGCTGATCAGAGTTCCATCGCCAGTAGCGCGCCGATTAAGGTCCCCTTTCACTTCAAGTGGCCG GGTACTTTCTCGCTAATCATCGAAGCCTGGAACGCCGACTCAACTGAACAGTCTACAG ATAACCACAACAATCTGATTAGTCGCTTAGCTACCCGAAGGAGACTAGCCATTGGCGAAGACTGGTCCCAGGACGTGAATTTTGGAGAGCAAAGTGAACTGCGTTATTCTTACCACGTCGTATGTGACGAGCATTACTACGGCgacagctgctccaactactGCCGACCTCGTAACGATACCTTCGGACACTATACCTGTGACGGATCTGGAAACCGAGTCTGTCTCACTGGCTGGGAAGGACAGTACTGTTCTGAAC CCATCTGCTCGTCTGGCTGCAGCGACAAGCACGGTTACTGCGAGTCCCCAGGCGAGTGCAAGTGCCGCCTCGGGTGGGAAGGCCCGCTGTGCGACGAGTGTATGCGCTACCCCGGCTGCCTGCACGGCACCTGCGGGCAGCCCTGGCAGTGCAACTGCAAGGAAGGCTGGGGCGGGCTGTTCTGCAACCAGGACCTGAACTACTGCACCAACCACAAGCCATGCAGGAACGGCGCAACCTGCACCAACACTGGCCAGGGAAGCTACACTTGCGCGTGCCGCCCGGGCTTCAGCGGCAGTAACTGCGAAATCGAGACGAACGAGTGCGACAGCAACCCATGCAAGAACGGTGGAAGTTGTAAT GATATGGAGAACGACTACTCGTGTACCTGCCCTCAGGGCTTTTACGGAAAGAACTGCGAAATTAGCGCCATGACATGCGCGGATGGACCCTGCTTCAACGGCGGCACCTGCGTGGAGAAAATGACCGGGGGCTATTCCTGCCGCTGCCCCCATGGCTACATGGGGTCCAACTGTGAGAAGAAACTGGACCGTTGCAGCAACAACCCCTGCTCAAACG GCGGTCAGTGCCTCGACCTTGGACACAGTGTGATGTGTCGGTGCCGAGCTGGCTTCACCGGGCATCGCTGCGAGATAAACATCGACGACTGCGCCAGCAGCCCCTGCCGCAATGCCGGCACGTGCGTGGACGGCGCCAACGACTACGTCTGCACCTGCACGCTGGGCTACACCGGCAAGAACTGCGGCGTGCGCTCCGACGCCTGCAGCCGCTACCCCTGCCAGAACGGCGGCACCTGCTTCACCCACTTCTCCGGCCCCGTCTGCCAGTGCCCGACCGGCTACATGGGCTCACGCTGCGAGTTCAGGATCCAGACCACCGAGCCCAAGGGCTTCCCTGTGGCGCTGGCCATCTCCTTCGCCCTGGGCCTCATCACTCTCACCCTGGTAGTCTGTGCGGCAGTCTACATCCTGCGCCAGATGCGGCGGGGCCGCAAGAGCCTGGGAGCCTCCGTGCGCAACGACCTGGACACCATCAACAACCGGGCCTCGGTCTTCCCCCGCGAGAAGGAGGCCTTCCTCATCCCCGGGGGCCCCTACAAGGTCTCCAACAAGGACGTCGCGCTCAGCGCCTCGGAGGTGGCCAGCAAGAACTCCGGCTACATGCACAAGCCAAAAGACTACAACCTGGCCGAAGAAGAGAGGAAGTCCAGAAGCAAGATGGAGCA GAAAAAATCTGAATCCTGTATTTTGGTTCCTCCACTAAACTTCCCAAAAGAAGGCCTATATCAGCCAGTCTACATTATCCCTGAGCAGATCGACCAATGTGTTTTTGCTACTGAG gtttAA